A genomic stretch from Telmatocola sphagniphila includes:
- a CDS encoding amidohydrolase family protein → MKFPIHLCASLLLFPAATSAQEAIAYKAAHILTAAGDPIDKGVLIVQKGKILAVGKAAEVKLPAGTQEVDLGEATLIPGLVDTHSHIGIYSRPGVPANSDGNEMSGPFQPGIRALDAIDPHDPGIRMATAGGVTVANIMPGSGNVIGGQTLYVKLRGDGVEAMRIASDTVLGGLKMANGENPKGYGRRGQAPFTRMKVASLQRDQFVKAREYQKKWQAYKDKVAKGEKAAAPEVDASMEPLVEVLERKRTVHFHSHRSDDIMTAIRISEEFNFELVLQHVTEGYLIADELAKRKIPASLTLIDSPGGKAEVMNLIEENAALLEKAGVLVAINTDDSVTESRFLLRTGSIAVRGGMSEASALKALTINPAKMMHLDNKLGSLVAGRDADFVVLSGAPFSVYTQVLATYIDGVKVFDRANAKDHAYQTGGFALADAKSLPPTYAPAKSPEAAQPVTVSPAKSELNTGTVAIVAGRIHTASGAVINNGVILVDKGVIKAVGPAADVKIPEGVRILTAKEVTPGLIDVHSACGLSGALNISQDQDQDEGSDPNGADLRVLDAFNPNEPLLEFLRREGVTVIHALPGRANVLAGQSGVFRTYAPTAEKAKLKFPAAFLVNLGEVPKSTYKDKGPQTRMGTAALLRTNFTKANNYLAKKAGDEDKRPPRDLKMEGLEPVLKGEIPVYFSAQRADDIGTALRIAEEFKLKPVINLAAEAYLMTDRLASAKVPVVVHPTMQRAGGSMETLNSHLSNAAVLADKNIPITICTAFEGYVPKTRVLRVEMALAMTNGLGADRALKAVTIDAAKLLGIDKEFGSLEVGKRADIVLYDGDPFENTTHVVYTLMDGKVVWDRADYLKLPFARRALPLSTTGGGTCCMGQW, encoded by the coding sequence ATGAAGTTTCCGATTCATTTATGCGCCTCTCTTTTGCTGTTTCCGGCCGCGACTTCGGCGCAGGAGGCCATCGCTTATAAAGCCGCCCACATCCTCACGGCGGCGGGCGATCCCATCGATAAGGGCGTGCTCATCGTTCAGAAAGGGAAAATTCTGGCTGTCGGCAAAGCGGCCGAGGTGAAACTCCCCGCCGGTACGCAAGAAGTCGATCTGGGCGAGGCGACTCTGATCCCTGGTCTGGTTGACACCCATTCCCACATTGGCATTTACTCCCGGCCCGGTGTACCGGCCAACTCCGATGGCAACGAAATGAGCGGGCCGTTTCAACCGGGCATCCGCGCTCTCGATGCCATCGATCCCCACGATCCGGGGATTCGCATGGCCACCGCCGGGGGAGTGACGGTAGCTAACATCATGCCCGGATCGGGGAACGTCATCGGCGGCCAGACTCTTTATGTGAAATTGCGCGGCGATGGAGTAGAAGCGATGCGGATCGCCTCGGATACCGTGCTGGGCGGTTTGAAAATGGCCAACGGCGAGAATCCCAAAGGTTACGGCCGGCGCGGTCAGGCTCCCTTTACTCGAATGAAAGTGGCTTCGCTGCAACGCGATCAATTCGTCAAAGCTCGCGAGTATCAGAAGAAATGGCAGGCCTACAAGGATAAGGTGGCCAAAGGGGAGAAAGCCGCGGCCCCGGAAGTCGACGCCAGTATGGAACCGCTCGTCGAAGTGCTGGAGAGAAAGCGAACTGTCCACTTCCACAGCCATCGCTCCGATGACATCATGACGGCGATCCGGATTTCCGAAGAATTCAATTTCGAACTGGTGTTACAGCACGTGACCGAAGGCTACCTGATCGCCGATGAACTGGCGAAGCGAAAAATCCCAGCTTCCTTGACACTCATCGACAGCCCGGGCGGCAAAGCGGAAGTGATGAACCTGATCGAAGAGAATGCCGCCTTGCTGGAAAAAGCGGGTGTGCTGGTCGCCATCAATACCGATGACTCGGTCACCGAATCGCGCTTCCTGCTGCGGACAGGGTCGATCGCGGTGCGCGGCGGCATGTCGGAGGCTTCCGCTCTGAAGGCTCTGACTATCAATCCGGCCAAGATGATGCACCTCGACAATAAGCTCGGTTCACTCGTTGCTGGCCGCGATGCCGATTTCGTGGTCCTCTCGGGTGCTCCCTTCAGCGTTTATACCCAGGTGCTCGCCACCTATATCGATGGTGTGAAAGTATTCGACCGGGCCAACGCCAAGGATCACGCTTATCAAACCGGGGGCTTCGCCCTGGCAGATGCCAAGAGTCTCCCCCCCACCTACGCTCCGGCTAAATCGCCGGAGGCCGCGCAGCCAGTTACCGTATCGCCGGCCAAGTCGGAATTGAACACCGGCACAGTCGCCATTGTCGCGGGCCGCATTCACACGGCGTCCGGTGCCGTGATCAATAACGGCGTCATTCTGGTCGATAAGGGCGTGATTAAAGCCGTTGGCCCGGCGGCCGACGTCAAGATTCCGGAGGGAGTTCGCATCCTCACTGCCAAGGAAGTGACGCCCGGCTTGATCGATGTCCATTCCGCCTGCGGTCTATCGGGAGCTTTGAATATTTCGCAGGATCAGGACCAGGACGAAGGAAGCGATCCCAACGGGGCCGACTTGCGTGTACTGGATGCTTTCAATCCGAATGAACCGCTCCTGGAATTCTTGCGCCGCGAAGGGGTAACGGTGATTCACGCACTACCGGGTCGGGCCAATGTGCTGGCCGGGCAGTCGGGCGTCTTCCGAACGTATGCCCCGACCGCCGAGAAAGCCAAGTTGAAGTTCCCGGCCGCGTTCCTGGTGAACCTGGGCGAAGTTCCCAAGAGTACTTACAAGGATAAAGGTCCGCAAACCCGTATGGGCACCGCCGCGTTACTGCGAACCAATTTCACCAAAGCGAATAACTACCTGGCGAAGAAAGCGGGCGATGAGGACAAACGGCCGCCGCGCGATTTGAAGATGGAAGGTCTGGAACCGGTCCTCAAAGGGGAGATCCCGGTTTACTTCAGCGCTCAGCGGGCCGACGACATTGGCACCGCACTGCGAATTGCCGAAGAATTCAAATTGAAACCGGTCATCAATCTGGCGGCCGAGGCCTATTTGATGACTGACCGGCTGGCGAGTGCCAAGGTTCCCGTGGTTGTGCATCCGACCATGCAGCGCGCCGGCGGAAGCATGGAAACTCTGAACAGTCATCTCAGCAATGCAGCCGTGCTGGCGGATAAGAACATTCCCATCACTATTTGCACGGCTTTTGAAGGTTACGTTCCCAAGACGCGCGTTCTGCGAGTGGAAATGGCCCTGGCCATGACCAATGGTCTGGGGGCCGATCGGGCGTTGAAGGCTGTGACGATTGATGCCGCGAAGTTGTTGGGAATCGATAAGGAATTCGGCAGTCTGGAAGTGGGTAAGCGAGCCGACATCGTTTTGTATGACGGCGACCCGTTCGAAAACACCACCCATGTGGTTTATACCCTGATGGACGGCAAGGTCGTTTGGGATCGCGCCGATTATTTGAAACTGCCTTTCGCTCGCCGGGCGTTGCCGTTGTCGACGACCGGCGGCGGCACCTGCTGCATGGGACAGTGGTAG
- a CDS encoding REP-associated tyrosine transposase, which produces MSKRIAHRKTFERRHQPGDFHELTFSIYRRFPVLEGDYRLKQLARCIDAATEELRLQLVAFVFMPDHIHLLVFPLEKEPDLVGFQARFKRRFSRFVKENLIETGSPLLEKMIVRERPGKHCFRLWQEGPGYDRNLFTMEAVCNSIEYLHANPLRKGLCERATDWKWSSAKYYSQQSLEGLDGDLPKIHGLSKDWRGYELKGREFLLG; this is translated from the coding sequence ATGTCTAAACGCATCGCTCATCGCAAGACTTTCGAACGTCGACACCAACCGGGCGACTTTCATGAACTGACGTTTTCGATCTATCGACGCTTTCCAGTTCTCGAAGGTGACTATCGCCTAAAGCAGCTCGCACGCTGCATCGACGCTGCGACCGAAGAACTCCGTTTGCAACTCGTGGCATTCGTATTCATGCCGGACCACATCCACTTGCTTGTCTTTCCCTTGGAAAAAGAACCCGATTTGGTCGGATTCCAGGCACGTTTCAAGAGACGGTTTTCACGATTTGTGAAGGAGAATCTCATCGAAACTGGTTCGCCGTTACTCGAAAAGATGATAGTGCGCGAACGGCCAGGAAAGCATTGCTTTCGCCTTTGGCAAGAGGGGCCAGGCTACGACAGAAATCTCTTTACGATGGAAGCTGTTTGCAACTCGATTGAGTATCTTCATGCCAACCCGTTACGAAAAGGCTTATGCGAGCGAGCTACAGACTGGAAGTGGTCCTCGGCTAAATATTACTCCCAGCAGAGTTTAGAAGGGCTAGATGGAGATTTGCCAAAAATACATGGCCTTTCGAAAGACTGGCGTGGATACGAGCTCAAAGGTCGTGAGTTCTTGCTGGGTTGA
- a CDS encoding hybrid sensor histidine kinase/response regulator: MKNKQSISVLLVEDNPTDVLLARESLAFLEHVQLKSVTRLSEALEFLEAEQVDVILLDLGLPDSQGIETLSRMRECVSTCPIVVLTGNDSDELGLLALHHGAQDYLIKRSVIGMDLTRSVLFAVERQRFESTLAETKARLEAILNSAMDAIISVDAYQKILLFNPAAEKMFGHKSAAILGQKLDILLPRRYQYVHESHIQKFSMTGVTSRQMGGDSSVIGLRANGEEFPIEASISQSQVGGEKHFTAIIRDISERMQSEENRNRLVAVLESSPDFVGMANAAGHLIFVNQAGRRMVGLGSSADLSSIKMDSYFPQRAVKQLHEIGIPTAVKLGSWVGETTLLASDGGEIPVSQTIIAHKNEESVLRYFSFMMRDLTEEKRLHRQLHQSQKLEAIGQLAGGIAHDFNNLLTIINGYSDLLLEKIGPEDETRDSLIEIQKAGERAGALTRQLLAFSRQQVLEPKVLNLNTIITDTEKMLRRLIGEDVLLSTHLEPSLGPVKADPGQLEQILMNLALNARDAMPQGGKITIETSNIELDETYCRRYTDVQPGWFSMLAVSDNGSGIDEKNRAHIFEPFFTTKSQGQGTGLGLATVHGIVKQSGGHIELYSELKIGTTFKIYLPQVGVLSSGNTLQTEVRPIPRGHEVILLVEDEEAVRSLARHVLQSCGYAVLEARDGREAIQIAEKQESIDILVSDVVMPHLGGRQLAEKIAAVRPDCKVLFLSGYTNDAVVRHGVLEAEFAFLQKPFTPSALARKVRSVLDEKKSRNKLG; the protein is encoded by the coding sequence ATGAAAAATAAACAGTCGATTTCCGTTTTACTCGTCGAAGATAACCCTACGGATGTCCTTCTGGCCCGGGAGTCTCTGGCCTTTCTGGAACACGTCCAGCTCAAGTCGGTGACGCGGCTGAGCGAAGCTCTCGAGTTCCTCGAAGCCGAACAGGTCGACGTCATTCTGCTCGATCTGGGACTGCCCGATAGCCAGGGCATCGAAACGCTGTCGCGCATGCGCGAGTGCGTCTCCACCTGTCCCATCGTCGTGCTGACCGGCAACGATTCGGACGAACTCGGTCTGCTGGCCTTGCATCACGGTGCGCAGGATTATCTGATCAAGCGCTCCGTCATCGGGATGGATTTGACGAGATCGGTGCTGTTCGCCGTCGAGCGGCAACGCTTCGAATCGACGCTCGCCGAAACCAAAGCCCGTCTCGAAGCCATCTTGAATTCGGCCATGGATGCCATCATCTCCGTCGATGCCTATCAGAAGATTCTGCTCTTCAATCCGGCCGCCGAGAAGATGTTCGGGCACAAAAGCGCGGCCATACTCGGCCAGAAACTCGATATTCTGCTACCGCGGCGTTATCAGTACGTGCACGAAAGCCATATTCAGAAATTTTCGATGACAGGGGTCACCAGCCGTCAGATGGGCGGTGACTCGAGCGTCATCGGACTGCGCGCCAACGGCGAGGAATTTCCCATCGAAGCCTCGATTTCTCAGAGTCAGGTGGGAGGGGAGAAGCATTTCACCGCCATCATCCGGGACATCAGCGAACGCATGCAGTCCGAGGAAAATCGCAATCGTCTGGTGGCGGTGCTCGAGTCCTCGCCCGATTTCGTCGGGATGGCCAATGCGGCGGGCCACTTGATCTTCGTCAATCAGGCCGGGCGTCGCATGGTCGGGCTGGGCTCTTCCGCGGATCTATCCTCGATCAAAATGGATAGCTACTTTCCGCAGCGGGCCGTGAAACAGCTGCATGAAATCGGTATTCCGACTGCCGTGAAACTCGGTTCCTGGGTCGGCGAAACCACCCTGCTGGCTTCGGATGGCGGCGAAATTCCCGTCTCGCAGACCATCATCGCGCACAAAAACGAGGAAAGCGTGCTGCGCTACTTCTCGTTCATGATGCGCGACCTGACCGAGGAGAAGAGACTGCATCGCCAGCTCCATCAATCGCAAAAACTGGAGGCCATCGGCCAGCTGGCAGGTGGTATCGCCCACGATTTCAACAATCTGCTGACCATTATCAACGGCTACAGCGATCTCTTGCTGGAAAAAATCGGCCCGGAAGATGAAACCCGCGATTCCCTGATCGAAATTCAAAAAGCCGGAGAGCGGGCGGGAGCCTTGACTCGTCAACTCCTGGCGTTCAGTCGACAGCAGGTCTTGGAACCTAAAGTGTTGAATCTCAACACGATCATCACGGACACGGAAAAAATGCTGCGCCGCCTGATCGGTGAAGATGTGCTGCTCTCGACGCATCTGGAACCGTCGCTCGGTCCGGTCAAGGCCGACCCGGGGCAACTGGAACAGATTCTCATGAATCTGGCCTTAAATGCCCGCGATGCCATGCCGCAGGGGGGCAAAATCACCATCGAAACCAGCAACATCGAACTGGATGAAACTTATTGCCGGAGGTACACCGATGTACAGCCCGGCTGGTTTTCGATGCTGGCCGTGAGCGACAATGGCAGCGGGATCGATGAAAAAAACCGGGCACATATTTTCGAACCCTTTTTCACGACCAAATCGCAGGGGCAGGGAACCGGATTGGGGCTGGCAACCGTGCACGGCATCGTCAAACAAAGCGGCGGGCACATCGAGCTCTACAGCGAATTGAAAATTGGCACGACCTTCAAAATCTATTTGCCCCAGGTGGGAGTGCTCTCCTCCGGGAATACGTTGCAAACCGAGGTTCGACCAATCCCGCGCGGCCATGAGGTCATTCTTCTGGTCGAGGATGAGGAAGCGGTCCGCTCGCTGGCCCGGCACGTCCTGCAGAGTTGCGGTTACGCGGTGCTCGAAGCCCGCGACGGCCGCGAAGCGATCCAGATTGCGGAAAAGCAGGAGAGCATCGACATCCTGGTTTCGGACGTGGTGATGCCGCATCTGGGGGGAAGGCAACTGGCGGAGAAGATCGCGGCCGTGCGGCCCGATTGCAAAGTGCTGTTCTTATCGGGTTACACCAACGATGCGGTGGTCCGGCACGGGGTATTGGAAGCGGAATTCGCTTTCCTACAAAAGCCGTTTACACCTTCGGCTCTGGCGAGGAAGGTGCGCTCGGTGCTGGATGAGAAGAAGAGCCGGAACAAGCTGGGATAG
- a CDS encoding response regulator: MTTGRLKPIEILLVEDSPTDALLAREALGESRLFNQLHQVSDGVEAMAFLNQEGAYATAPRPDLILLDLNLPRKDGREVLAELKTDERFKRIPVIVLTTSHAERDILAAYNHHANCYIVKPVDFQKFTSVVQSIEGFWFAVVTLPPEN; encoded by the coding sequence ATGACAACAGGACGACTCAAACCCATTGAAATTCTGCTCGTCGAAGACAGCCCGACCGATGCTCTACTGGCCCGGGAAGCCCTGGGGGAATCCCGTCTGTTCAATCAACTGCACCAGGTGAGCGACGGCGTGGAAGCGATGGCCTTTCTCAACCAGGAAGGAGCCTATGCCACCGCTCCCCGGCCCGATCTGATCCTGCTCGATCTCAATCTGCCCCGCAAAGATGGTCGCGAAGTGCTGGCCGAGCTCAAAACCGACGAACGCTTTAAAAGAATTCCGGTAATCGTTCTGACCACCTCCCATGCCGAACGGGACATCCTGGCCGCATACAACCATCACGCCAACTGCTACATCGTCAAGCCCGTGGATTTTCAGAAATTCACCTCCGTCGTTCAATCGATCGAAGGCTTTTGGTTCGCGGTCGTAACTCTTCCTCCCGAGAACTGA
- a CDS encoding sensor histidine kinase: protein MFKANNRSIFWGAGLLLALLATGFLFSYANTRRLRESEIWVSHTQEVLDVSEKILRRLVELESGVRGFLITDDEQFLIDALEIEQNLQHQAEEIRLLTADNPSQIRRIEELRPLYMQLRTTLKELTELRREDFEKARTLFASKKHERELRALRNLLEEFQKEERELLSVRQERDNRSYLIAMSFIFGNSIAGLTGLGVFYTYVYRNFQERQRSTRAYQKLSEDLSKSNGELEQFAYVASHDLQEPLRAISGCVQILKKRYQGKLDASADELIRHTVEGAERMQTLINDLLAYSRVTTQGKELSLIESSEPVQRALESLSSAIAETQAEIQVGPLPAVQADTTQLTRLFLNLISNAIKFCKETPRIEVGAQKREKDWCFFVRDNGIGIDPTYFDRIFIIFQRLHNRAEFPGTGMGLAICRKIVERHGGQIWVESAPQKGSTFYFTVPDKGAKTS, encoded by the coding sequence ATGTTCAAGGCCAACAATCGATCCATTTTTTGGGGCGCGGGATTGCTCCTCGCTCTGTTGGCTACCGGTTTCCTTTTCTCTTACGCAAACACCCGACGGCTTCGAGAAAGCGAGATCTGGGTTTCTCACACTCAGGAAGTACTGGATGTCAGCGAAAAGATTCTCCGCCGCCTGGTCGAACTGGAATCGGGAGTGCGCGGCTTTCTGATTACCGACGACGAACAATTCCTCATCGACGCTTTGGAAATCGAACAAAACCTCCAACATCAGGCGGAGGAAATCCGGCTACTCACGGCGGATAATCCTAGCCAGATTCGCCGTATTGAAGAATTAAGGCCGCTCTACATGCAGCTGCGAACCACGTTGAAGGAACTGACGGAACTTCGACGCGAAGACTTCGAGAAAGCCCGAACGCTCTTTGCCAGCAAAAAGCACGAAAGAGAACTTCGCGCGCTGCGCAACCTGCTGGAAGAATTTCAAAAGGAGGAACGGGAGTTGCTTTCCGTTCGCCAGGAGCGCGACAATCGTAGCTATCTAATTGCCATGAGTTTCATTTTCGGAAATAGCATAGCCGGTCTCACTGGTCTGGGTGTTTTCTATACGTATGTCTATCGCAACTTTCAGGAGCGACAGCGTTCGACCCGGGCTTATCAGAAACTCTCGGAAGATCTTTCCAAATCCAATGGCGAGTTGGAACAATTCGCTTACGTGGCTTCGCACGATCTGCAGGAACCGTTGAGGGCGATCTCGGGCTGCGTTCAAATCTTGAAGAAGAGGTATCAGGGAAAGCTGGACGCATCGGCCGACGAGCTGATCCGACATACCGTCGAAGGGGCGGAACGGATGCAGACGCTCATCAACGATCTGCTCGCCTACTCTCGTGTGACAACCCAGGGAAAAGAATTGAGCCTGATCGAAAGTTCGGAGCCGGTTCAGCGAGCTCTCGAGTCCCTGTCGTCGGCCATTGCGGAAACTCAGGCGGAAATTCAAGTCGGCCCCCTGCCAGCCGTTCAAGCGGATACCACGCAGTTGACCCGTCTCTTTTTGAATTTGATTTCCAACGCCATTAAGTTTTGCAAGGAGACGCCGCGCATCGAAGTGGGTGCCCAGAAGCGGGAAAAGGACTGGTGCTTTTTCGTGCGCGACAATGGCATCGGCATCGACCCGACTTATTTCGATAGGATTTTCATCATTTTCCAGCGCCTGCACAATCGCGCGGAGTTTCCGGGAACCGGCATGGGGCTGGCCATCTGTCGGAAGATCGTCGAACGCCACGGGGGCCAGATCTGGGTGGAATCGGCTCCCCAAAAAGGTTCGACGTTCTACTTCACCGTCCCGGACAAAGGAGCGAAAACCTCATGA
- the ispF gene encoding 2-C-methyl-D-erythritol 2,4-cyclodiphosphate synthase, with the protein MRIGSGHDTHRLEANRPLILGGVRIEHSRGLMGHSDADVVLHSLTDALLGAAALGDIGDLFPDTDPRHLNRDSAEFVAEALRQVEAAGYRVGNVDITIFAQEPKLGPVKQAIRENVARILKTEVSQISVKAKTGEKVGHIGRGEAIGCHVVLLLN; encoded by the coding sequence ATGCGTATTGGCAGCGGCCACGACACTCATCGCCTGGAAGCGAACCGCCCGCTCATTCTGGGCGGCGTTCGAATCGAACATAGCCGCGGGTTGATGGGCCATTCCGATGCCGATGTCGTACTGCATTCCCTGACGGACGCTCTGCTCGGTGCGGCTGCGCTCGGCGATATCGGCGACCTCTTTCCCGACACCGATCCCCGCCATTTGAATCGCGACTCTGCCGAGTTCGTGGCAGAAGCTTTACGTCAGGTGGAAGCCGCCGGGTATCGGGTGGGGAATGTGGATATCACCATCTTCGCGCAGGAGCCGAAGCTCGGCCCGGTGAAACAGGCTATCCGCGAGAATGTCGCTCGAATCTTGAAGACCGAGGTTTCACAAATCAGCGTGAAAGCAAAGACCGGGGAAAAGGTCGGCCACATCGGCCGGGGCGAAGCCATCGGCTGTCATGTAGTATTATTGTTGAATTGA
- a CDS encoding alpha/beta hydrolase — protein MRLVRPFLLVLVLLLGVQGLAEAQFSGIGPLRLLPRNEIERLNSKLAGQVLDYTYNHRVDRRLYSSALCEKRDLYVYLPPCYDKTKHYPLMIWLHGLGQDEKNFLSLVKSFDDSIRSGELPHMIIASPDGRVENHPTLRNKGSFYINSNAGRFDDYIMIDIWDFLHQGFSVLPDRNAHVLAGASMGGYGAINLGIKHRDKVGNAIGIMPPLNIRYSDCHGDYFGKFDPNCFQFDEELKRHAPIAKFYGGLLIVRKRQLSDHLFGKGPDTVAKIAADNPTEMLESYQVKPGELNMFVAYGKKDEFNIDSQVESFLYFARSRGIEVTAYVNPTGRHNTQTGLSFSHEMAQWLTQRVPPVK, from the coding sequence ATGAGACTCGTCCGGCCATTTCTGTTAGTACTGGTTTTATTACTGGGTGTTCAAGGGCTCGCTGAAGCCCAATTCAGCGGCATTGGTCCCCTGCGACTGCTGCCGCGCAATGAAATCGAAAGACTCAATAGCAAGCTGGCCGGGCAGGTCCTGGACTACACCTACAACCATCGCGTCGACCGGCGGCTGTATTCCTCCGCTTTGTGCGAAAAACGCGACCTTTACGTCTACCTCCCTCCCTGTTACGACAAAACCAAACACTATCCACTGATGATCTGGCTGCACGGCCTCGGTCAAGATGAAAAGAACTTCCTGAGCCTGGTCAAGTCGTTCGACGACAGCATACGTTCCGGCGAACTCCCGCATATGATCATCGCCTCGCCCGATGGCCGGGTGGAAAACCACCCCACCCTGCGCAACAAGGGAAGTTTTTACATCAATAGCAATGCCGGCCGCTTCGACGACTACATCATGATCGATATCTGGGATTTTCTGCACCAGGGCTTCTCCGTGCTGCCCGACCGCAACGCTCATGTTCTCGCGGGAGCTAGCATGGGCGGCTACGGCGCCATCAACCTCGGCATCAAACACCGGGATAAGGTCGGCAACGCCATCGGCATCATGCCGCCGTTGAACATTCGCTACTCCGATTGCCACGGCGACTACTTCGGCAAGTTCGATCCGAACTGCTTTCAGTTCGATGAAGAATTGAAACGGCATGCCCCCATCGCCAAGTTTTACGGTGGCCTGCTGATCGTTCGCAAACGCCAGCTCTCCGATCATCTGTTCGGGAAAGGGCCGGATACCGTCGCCAAGATTGCCGCCGATAACCCGACCGAAATGCTGGAAAGTTATCAGGTCAAGCCGGGTGAGCTGAACATGTTCGTGGCCTACGGCAAAAAGGATGAATTCAACATCGATTCCCAGGTGGAAAGCTTCCTTTACTTCGCTCGTTCCCGAGGAATCGAAGTGACCGCTTATGTGAATCCCACCGGCCGCCACAATACCCAGACGGGGTTGAGCTTCTCGCACGAGATGGCTCAGTGGTTGACCCAGCGCGTTCCACCGGTTAAATAG
- a CDS encoding TIGR04222 domain-containing membrane protein yields the protein MDLDQQKLFDRIASYSFDDPQTRLTFAARLARENGWSLHYAQRALQEYKRFCFLAMAAGHPVTPSEEIDQVWHLHLVYTRKYWQDFCPNYLGQPLHHGPTKGGPEEHQKHDEWYRRTLESYHKFFQEAPPLDLWPASEERFGRNLAWKRVNWKENWIIPKRQVQNVAQYAFSGLVMVALVGCGAEMNPLDWKGPEFLGLYAELGALSLIWCVLIRALLKIGPVPQNSEPDLTDYEVAYLQNGPERVFITATAKLNRKGCLGVDAKNGRFIQLQPLPADASNWERAVYDSHLTQLNAGTAQKKCQLPIEEIRDSLIEKGLILSPGRVNLIRWLAIMPFVLLLLFGLTKIFIGVERGKPVGILIGFSIATLVVTLINLAVIPRNSRFGNRFLKSLKVKHSSWNSPNPQLNDTAEGIGLPVALFGAVVLAGGQFEDLGSVLRPLRASSNVVNSSSNSSSGCSSSDGGGGGDGGGGCGGCGGGGD from the coding sequence ATGGATCTTGATCAGCAGAAGCTTTTCGATCGCATCGCCAGTTACTCCTTCGACGATCCGCAAACCCGATTGACCTTCGCGGCCCGACTGGCCCGCGAAAATGGCTGGTCTCTCCATTATGCCCAGAGAGCCTTGCAGGAATACAAGCGGTTCTGCTTCCTGGCGATGGCGGCCGGTCATCCGGTCACCCCATCCGAAGAAATCGATCAGGTCTGGCACCTTCATTTAGTCTACACCCGCAAGTACTGGCAGGATTTCTGCCCGAACTATCTGGGCCAGCCGTTGCATCACGGGCCGACCAAGGGCGGACCGGAAGAACACCAAAAGCATGACGAATGGTACCGCCGTACTCTCGAGAGTTATCACAAATTTTTCCAGGAAGCTCCACCGCTCGATCTCTGGCCGGCATCCGAAGAGCGCTTCGGCAGAAACCTCGCCTGGAAAAGAGTCAACTGGAAGGAAAACTGGATCATTCCCAAGCGCCAGGTGCAAAATGTAGCCCAGTACGCCTTCAGCGGTCTGGTAATGGTTGCCCTCGTCGGTTGTGGCGCGGAAATGAATCCGCTGGACTGGAAGGGGCCGGAGTTTCTCGGTCTCTATGCCGAATTGGGAGCGCTCTCCCTGATCTGGTGCGTTCTGATTCGGGCACTGCTCAAGATCGGCCCGGTGCCGCAGAATTCCGAGCCCGACCTGACCGATTACGAAGTGGCTTACCTGCAAAACGGACCGGAGCGAGTGTTCATCACCGCCACGGCGAAACTGAATCGTAAAGGCTGCCTGGGCGTGGATGCCAAAAACGGTCGCTTTATCCAACTTCAGCCGTTGCCCGCGGACGCCAGCAACTGGGAACGCGCCGTGTACGATAGCCATCTCACCCAGCTCAATGCCGGTACTGCTCAGAAAAAATGCCAGCTGCCGATTGAGGAGATTCGCGATTCCCTCATCGAAAAAGGTCTGATCCTCTCCCCGGGTCGCGTGAATCTGATTCGCTGGCTGGCGATTATGCCGTTCGTGCTCCTGCTCTTATTCGGGTTAACCAAAATCTTCATCGGCGTCGAACGCGGGAAACCGGTCGGCATTCTCATTGGATTCAGTATTGCCACCCTGGTGGTTACACTGATCAACCTGGCCGTGATCCCAAGAAACTCCCGCTTTGGAAATCGCTTCCTGAAAAGTTTGAAGGTGAAACATTCCTCCTGGAATTCCCCCAACCCTCAACTGAATGACACGGCGGAAGGGATCGGTCTGCCGGTAGCACTGTTTGGGGCGGTTGTACTGGCAGGCGGACAGTTCGAAGATCTGGGAAGCGTTCTTCGGCCACTCCGAGCTTCCTCCAACGTAGTGAACTCTTCTTCCAACTCCAGTAGTGGTTGCTCGTCAAGCGACGGCGGCGGGGGCGGGGATGGTGGAGGAGGTTGTGGAGGTTGCGGAGGCGGTGGGGATTAA